A single window of Halotalea alkalilenta DNA harbors:
- the glk gene encoding glucokinase, which produces MTRPALVGDIGGTNARFALVTPGEFDLSNIQALKCADYPSLSDAVRTYLDGIEGPAPKEACLAFACPVHKDVVKMTNNPWSFSKSAFKREFELDNFKAINDFTAMALGLPHIRPDDLHQLGQGSSAEGCARLVMGPGTGLGVAGLAPSQRFWIPLSAEGGHASFAPTDDFEMKLLEWFRARYDRVSIERMLCGQGLVDLYHAHAEFDGLEPHLSTPAEVTGAALEGDPLALETVMRFCRILGHVAGDIALTLGARGGVYLCGGILPRILALLDRSDFREAFADKGRMGYYTAEIATWVVTAKWTGLLGAAEALHNEEVA; this is translated from the coding sequence ATGACACGACCGGCCCTGGTGGGAGATATCGGCGGCACCAATGCTCGCTTCGCGCTGGTGACGCCTGGCGAATTCGACCTGAGCAACATCCAGGCCCTCAAATGCGCCGACTATCCTTCCCTATCGGATGCCGTTCGTACCTATCTCGATGGAATCGAAGGTCCGGCACCGAAGGAGGCATGCCTCGCCTTCGCCTGCCCCGTCCACAAGGACGTGGTGAAGATGACCAACAATCCGTGGAGCTTCAGCAAGTCTGCTTTCAAGCGCGAGTTCGAGCTCGACAACTTCAAGGCGATCAACGACTTCACCGCCATGGCGCTGGGGCTGCCGCATATTCGGCCCGATGATCTCCACCAACTGGGGCAAGGCAGCAGCGCCGAAGGCTGCGCCAGACTGGTGATGGGCCCCGGCACCGGGCTCGGCGTCGCCGGGCTCGCGCCGAGCCAGAGGTTCTGGATCCCGCTCAGCGCCGAGGGCGGCCACGCAAGCTTCGCGCCCACCGACGATTTCGAGATGAAACTGCTCGAGTGGTTCCGCGCTCGCTACGACAGGGTCTCGATCGAACGCATGCTGTGCGGCCAGGGCCTGGTCGATCTTTACCACGCCCATGCGGAATTCGACGGCCTCGAACCACACCTTTCGACCCCGGCCGAGGTCACCGGCGCGGCACTCGAGGGCGACCCCCTGGCGCTCGAGACGGTGATGCGCTTCTGCCGCATCCTCGGCCACGTCGCCGGCGACATCGCGCTGACCCTCGGCGCACGCGGCGGGGTCTACCTATGCGGTGGTATCCTGCCGCGCATCTTGGCGCTGCTCGATCGCAGCGATTTCCGCGAAGCCTTCGCCGACAAGGGCCGGATGGGCTACTACACTGCCGAGATCGCCACCTGGGTGGTCACGGCGAAATGGACCGGGCTGCTCGGCGCCGCCGAAGCGCTGCACAACGAAGAGGTCGCCTGA
- the gap gene encoding type I glyceraldehyde-3-phosphate dehydrogenase: MTLRVAINGFGRIGRNTLRALYENGYRDKIEVVAINDLGDSALNAHLLEYDTTHGHFAVGVEHDGESISVAGDKIAIFAERDPAKLPWQQLNVDLVMECTGFFTKRADAAKHIEAGAKRVLISGPSADADLTVVFGVNDDKLTAEHAVVSNASCTTNCLAPVAKLLNDAIGIENGLMTTIHSYTNDQNLCDVYHKDPFRARSATHSMIPTKTGAASAVGLVLPELKGRLDGFSMRVPTINVSVVDLTFTASRETSKEEIHALVDKAAEGSKVLSTNQKPLVSVDFNHNPYSSIFDKNHTRVSGKLVKVLAWYDNEWGFSNRMCDTALAMQKFL; the protein is encoded by the coding sequence ATGACTTTACGAGTCGCCATCAATGGTTTCGGCCGCATTGGGCGCAATACGCTGCGCGCGCTCTACGAGAACGGCTATCGCGATAAGATCGAGGTCGTGGCGATCAACGATCTCGGGGATTCGGCGCTCAACGCCCACCTGCTCGAATACGATACCACCCACGGCCACTTCGCGGTCGGTGTCGAGCACGACGGTGAATCGATCAGCGTCGCCGGTGACAAGATCGCGATCTTCGCCGAGCGTGACCCGGCCAAGCTGCCGTGGCAGCAGCTCAATGTCGACCTGGTGATGGAATGCACCGGTTTCTTCACCAAGCGCGCCGACGCCGCCAAGCATATCGAGGCCGGGGCCAAGCGGGTGCTGATCTCCGGGCCGAGCGCGGATGCAGACCTCACCGTGGTGTTCGGGGTCAACGACGACAAGCTCACCGCCGAGCATGCGGTGGTTTCCAACGCTTCGTGCACCACCAACTGCCTGGCGCCGGTGGCCAAGCTGCTCAACGATGCGATCGGCATCGAGAACGGGTTGATGACCACCATCCACTCGTACACCAACGACCAGAACCTCTGCGACGTCTACCACAAAGACCCCTTCCGCGCGCGTAGCGCCACCCACTCGATGATTCCGACCAAGACCGGCGCCGCCTCCGCGGTGGGCCTGGTTCTTCCGGAGCTCAAGGGGCGCCTCGACGGTTTCTCGATGCGTGTGCCGACGATCAACGTCTCGGTGGTCGACCTGACCTTCACCGCTTCGCGCGAGACCAGCAAAGAAGAGATCCATGCGCTGGTCGACAAGGCCGCGGAAGGCTCCAAGGTGCTGTCGACCAACCAGAAGCCGCTGGTATCGGTGGACTTCAACCACAATCCCTACTCGTCGATCTTCGACAAGAACCACACCCGCGTTTCGGGCAAGCTGGTCAAGGTGCTCGCTTGGTACGACAACGAATGGGGTTTCTCCAACCGCATGTGCGACACCGCGCTTGCGATGCAGAAATTCCTCTGA
- a CDS encoding carbohydrate kinase family protein, with protein MFLICGEALFDFFAQPDVDDSAARVAFEAVAGGSPFNVAVGLARLERDAALLTGMSTDFLGQRLCKVLEHEGVDTRYLVRLDDATTLAMVALSPSGSPQYAFYHQHGADRALTLRHLPELTDDVSAIHVGSYSLVVSPTAETLGALIEKEGAERLVSLDPNVRLKIEPDLDRWREQIGYFALRADLIKVSEEDLISLYDDPDGEQVVRRWLAARTSLVLVTRGERGVSVFTREERYTLGTQPVEVVDAVGAGDTFQAAMLCWLDEQGKANREGVAGLERSEIERMVAFANAAAGITCTRRGPDLPRRAELAAS; from the coding sequence ATGTTCTTGATCTGCGGTGAAGCGCTGTTCGACTTCTTCGCCCAACCCGACGTCGATGACTCCGCCGCGCGGGTGGCCTTCGAGGCAGTGGCGGGAGGATCGCCGTTCAACGTCGCCGTTGGTCTGGCCCGGCTCGAGCGCGATGCGGCGCTGCTCACTGGGATGTCGACCGATTTCCTCGGCCAGAGGCTATGCAAGGTGCTCGAGCACGAGGGGGTCGACACCCGCTATCTGGTGCGTCTCGACGATGCCACGACGCTTGCGATGGTGGCGCTTTCTCCGAGCGGTTCGCCCCAGTACGCCTTCTATCACCAGCACGGCGCCGATCGTGCGCTCACTCTGCGCCACCTACCCGAGCTCACCGACGATGTCTCGGCGATCCACGTCGGTTCCTACTCGCTGGTGGTCTCTCCCACCGCCGAGACCCTGGGCGCGCTGATCGAGAAAGAGGGGGCGGAGCGACTGGTGAGCCTCGACCCGAACGTGCGGTTGAAGATCGAGCCCGATCTCGACCGCTGGCGCGAGCAGATTGGCTACTTCGCCCTACGTGCCGATCTGATCAAGGTCAGCGAAGAGGATTTGATCTCGCTCTACGACGATCCCGATGGCGAGCAGGTGGTGCGTCGCTGGCTCGCCGCGCGCACCTCGCTGGTACTGGTCACCCGCGGCGAGAGGGGAGTGAGCGTGTTCACCCGCGAGGAGCGCTATACCCTCGGTACCCAGCCGGTCGAGGTGGTCGACGCGGTGGGGGCGGGGGATACCTTCCAGGCGGCGATGCTCTGCTGGCTCGACGAGCAGGGCAAGGCGAACCGCGAGGGTGTGGCGGGCCTCGAACGCAGCGAGATCGAGCGCATGGTGGCCTTCGCCAACGCTGCGGCGGGGATCACCTGCACCCGGCGCGGGCCGGATCTGCCGCGACGTGCGGAGCTGGCAGCGAGCTGA
- the copM gene encoding CopM family metallochaperone, with protein sequence MLSAKMIAPLVLAGFTFGVALPATAQMSSMDHGSMGHGSMDHGTAGQGSTEHGLTDHGAAQGVVTPSTEAFEQAAQLMHRGMDIDYSGNADVDFVRGMIAHHQGAIEMAKVQLEYGTDSEMRQLAENVIRDQQREIEQMQRWLEQHDAD encoded by the coding sequence ATGCTGTCAGCTAAGATGATCGCCCCTCTGGTCCTGGCCGGCTTCACTTTTGGCGTCGCACTGCCGGCGACGGCGCAGATGAGCTCGATGGATCATGGCTCGATGGGCCACGGCTCGATGGATCATGGCACCGCTGGCCAGGGTTCGACCGAGCATGGTTTGACCGATCATGGCGCAGCGCAGGGTGTCGTCACGCCGTCGACCGAGGCCTTCGAGCAGGCGGCGCAGCTGATGCACCGGGGCATGGACATCGACTACAGCGGCAATGCCGATGTCGATTTCGTCCGCGGGATGATCGCCCACCACCAGGGCGCGATCGAGATGGCCAAGGTGCAGCTCGAGTACGGCACCGATAGCGAGATGCGCCAGCTGGCCGAGAACGTGATCCGCGACCAGCAGCGGGAGATCGAGCAGATGCAGCGGTGGCTCGAGCAGCACGACGCTGACTGA
- a CDS encoding acetate/propionate family kinase: MGNPSHPVIIVVNAGSSSIKLSIFSVGDDEPPRLHTHGQLEDIGGHQPKMKLESAGGELLLDEHFGADEVPDHGAAYAKLREAVKERLEGFSPVAVGHRVVHGGTRFDAPVVIDESVKREIESLTVLAPLHQPHALAGIEAVERIAPDVLQVAGFDTSFHFHRDPLSQLTGLPYEYFEHGIRRFGFHGLSYEYIAKALVEEAPALAERRLVVAHLGNGASLCALHRGKSVDTTMSLTPLDGLPMGTRSGSLDPGILLYLLGRGMPLDELRRLLYYESGLKGLSGISNDMQELLESDEPRARLAVDFFVARIAEGCARMAVALGGLEGLIFTGGIGEHAAQIRARVCALLAPLFGVELDPAANGAERPRLISSTASRFEVRVLPTDEEGMLAEHVWRLWRERQSEH, encoded by the coding sequence ATGGGCAACCCCAGCCACCCGGTGATCATCGTGGTCAACGCTGGATCTTCGAGCATCAAGCTTTCGATCTTCTCGGTCGGGGACGATGAGCCACCGCGGCTGCACACCCATGGACAGCTGGAGGACATCGGCGGCCACCAGCCGAAAATGAAACTCGAATCGGCCGGCGGCGAACTTCTGCTCGACGAGCATTTCGGTGCCGACGAGGTACCCGACCACGGCGCGGCCTACGCCAAGCTCCGCGAGGCGGTGAAGGAGCGGCTCGAAGGTTTCTCTCCAGTGGCGGTCGGCCATCGGGTGGTGCACGGTGGCACCCGTTTCGATGCACCGGTGGTGATCGACGAGTCGGTCAAACGCGAGATCGAGTCCTTGACCGTGCTCGCGCCTTTGCACCAGCCCCACGCCCTGGCGGGGATCGAGGCGGTGGAGAGGATCGCTCCCGACGTGCTCCAGGTCGCTGGCTTCGACACCTCCTTTCACTTTCATCGCGACCCGCTCTCCCAGCTCACCGGCCTGCCGTACGAGTATTTCGAACATGGCATTCGCCGCTTCGGCTTCCACGGTCTTTCCTACGAGTACATCGCCAAGGCGCTGGTCGAGGAGGCGCCGGCGCTCGCCGAGCGTCGGCTGGTCGTCGCCCACTTAGGCAATGGCGCGAGTCTCTGCGCGCTGCATCGAGGCAAGAGCGTGGATACCACCATGAGCCTGACGCCGCTCGATGGTTTGCCGATGGGGACGCGCAGTGGTTCGCTCGATCCCGGTATCCTGCTATATCTGCTCGGGCGCGGTATGCCGCTCGACGAGCTGCGCCGGCTGCTCTACTACGAATCCGGGCTCAAGGGGCTTTCCGGTATCTCCAATGACATGCAGGAGCTGCTCGAGAGCGACGAGCCGCGCGCTCGGCTGGCGGTCGATTTTTTCGTCGCCCGTATCGCCGAAGGGTGCGCGCGGATGGCAGTCGCCCTCGGTGGGCTGGAGGGGCTGATCTTCACCGGTGGCATCGGCGAGCACGCCGCGCAGATCAGGGCGCGGGTCTGCGCCCTGCTGGCGCCGCTGTTCGGGGTCGAACTCGACCCCGCAGCCAATGGCGCCGAACGCCCGCGTTTGATCTCGAGCACCGCCAGCCGGTTCGAGGTCCGGGTACTGCCCACCGATGAGGAGGGAATGCTCGCCGAGCACGTCTGGCGATTGTGGCGTGAGCGCCAATCAGAGCACTGA
- a CDS encoding phosphoketolase family protein, translated as MAVTRQPLDQEQLERLDAWWRAANYLTVGQIYLKDNPLLERPLELDDIKPRLLGHWGTSPGLNLIYVHANRLIKAYDLDALYLTGPGHGGPALLANVWLENSYTEHFPEVTRDRTGMRRLFRQFSTPGGIPSHVSVPTPGSIHEGGELGYVLTHAYGAVFDNPDLIAIAVVGDGEAETGPLEGSWKGNKFVNPTRDGAVLPILHLNGYKIAGPTVLGREDDERLTKYFEGHGYSPRFVEGDDPMAVHQQMAEVLEQAVVDILEIRQRARSEGFDTRPEWPMIVLRTPKGWTGPSEVDGKQVEGTFRSHQVPLSGLRDHPEHLRQLEEWLKSYRPEELFGQQGQPVAELLELAPEGNRRMGSNPHANGGTLREPLVLRDWRSYTLKIDDANRARERHESTRVLGGMLRDVYLDNPHSFRLFCPDETNSNRLGAVFEASDRCLVSTIYDYDDYVSHQGRVMEVLSEHNCHGWLEGYVLTGRHGIFATYEAFATIIDSMAIQHAKWLEHACDVPWRAPIPSLNYLLTSTCWRNDHNGFSHQGPGFIDSLISKRPEVVRIYLPPDANCLLSVADHCLNSVNYLNAIVIDKQPQMQYLNAEEASAHCAAGASIWAWAGNEVEGEEPDIVMACAGDIPTQETLAAIDLLLQHLPELKIRMVNVVDLMMLPPSDRHPHGASQEKFNALFTTSKPVLFTFHGYPGVVHQLLHGRASTERFHVRGYQEEGTTTTPFDMVVLNRISRIHLCLDVLRYVPDRLEKASAFIGYLENLLDEHQRYTREHFDDLPEITEWRWSGGKG; from the coding sequence ATGGCAGTAACTCGTCAACCGCTCGATCAAGAGCAGCTCGAACGCCTGGATGCCTGGTGGCGCGCTGCCAACTACCTGACCGTCGGCCAGATCTACCTGAAGGACAACCCGCTGCTCGAGCGGCCGCTCGAGCTCGACGACATCAAGCCGCGACTGCTCGGACACTGGGGAACGTCGCCGGGGCTCAACTTGATCTACGTCCACGCCAACCGGTTGATCAAGGCCTACGATCTGGACGCCCTCTATCTCACCGGGCCCGGTCACGGCGGCCCGGCGCTGCTCGCCAACGTCTGGCTCGAGAACAGCTACACCGAGCACTTCCCCGAAGTGACCCGCGACCGTACCGGGATGCGCCGGCTGTTCCGGCAGTTCTCCACGCCCGGCGGCATCCCCAGCCACGTCAGCGTACCGACCCCCGGCTCGATCCACGAAGGGGGCGAGCTCGGCTATGTGCTGACCCACGCCTATGGTGCGGTATTCGACAATCCTGATCTGATCGCGATCGCCGTGGTGGGTGATGGCGAGGCCGAGACCGGTCCGCTCGAAGGCTCGTGGAAAGGCAATAAGTTCGTCAACCCCACCCGCGACGGGGCGGTATTGCCGATCCTCCACCTCAACGGCTACAAGATCGCAGGTCCCACCGTGCTCGGTCGTGAGGATGACGAGCGCCTGACCAAGTACTTCGAAGGGCACGGCTATTCGCCACGCTTCGTCGAGGGGGACGACCCGATGGCGGTGCACCAGCAAATGGCCGAGGTGCTCGAGCAGGCGGTGGTCGATATCCTCGAGATCCGGCAGCGGGCGAGAAGCGAGGGTTTCGATACGCGCCCCGAGTGGCCGATGATCGTGCTGCGCACTCCAAAAGGCTGGACCGGTCCTAGCGAGGTGGATGGCAAGCAGGTCGAGGGCACCTTCCGCTCCCACCAGGTGCCGCTTTCCGGGCTGCGCGATCACCCCGAGCATCTGCGTCAGCTCGAGGAGTGGCTGAAGAGCTATCGCCCCGAGGAGCTGTTCGGTCAACAAGGCCAGCCGGTCGCCGAGCTGCTCGAACTCGCCCCCGAGGGCAACCGGCGGATGGGCAGCAACCCCCACGCCAACGGCGGTACGCTGCGTGAACCGCTGGTGCTGCGCGACTGGCGCAGCTACACCCTCAAGATCGACGACGCTAATCGCGCCCGCGAGCGGCATGAATCGACCCGGGTACTCGGCGGCATGCTGCGCGACGTTTATCTCGACAACCCGCACAGCTTCAGGCTCTTCTGCCCCGACGAGACCAATTCCAATCGCCTGGGCGCGGTGTTCGAAGCCAGCGATCGCTGCCTGGTCAGCACCATTTACGACTACGACGATTACGTTTCCCACCAGGGGCGGGTGATGGAGGTACTCAGCGAGCACAACTGCCACGGCTGGCTCGAGGGCTACGTGCTTACCGGTCGTCATGGGATATTCGCCACTTATGAGGCGTTCGCGACGATCATCGATTCGATGGCGATACAGCATGCCAAGTGGCTCGAGCATGCTTGCGACGTACCCTGGCGTGCGCCGATCCCCTCGCTCAACTACCTGCTGACCTCGACCTGCTGGCGCAATGATCACAACGGCTTCAGCCACCAGGGCCCAGGTTTCATCGACAGCCTGATCAGCAAGCGCCCCGAAGTAGTGAGGATCTACCTGCCGCCCGATGCCAACTGCCTGCTTTCAGTGGCCGATCATTGTCTCAACAGCGTCAACTATCTCAACGCGATCGTGATCGACAAGCAGCCGCAGATGCAGTACCTGAACGCCGAGGAGGCCAGCGCGCACTGCGCCGCCGGGGCGAGCATCTGGGCGTGGGCCGGTAACGAAGTCGAGGGAGAGGAGCCCGACATCGTCATGGCCTGCGCGGGAGACATCCCGACCCAGGAGACGCTGGCGGCGATCGACCTGCTGCTCCAGCACCTGCCGGAGCTCAAGATACGCATGGTCAACGTCGTCGACCTGATGATGCTGCCGCCGAGCGATCGTCACCCCCACGGTGCCAGCCAGGAGAAGTTCAACGCCCTGTTCACCACCAGCAAGCCTGTGCTTTTCACCTTCCACGGCTATCCCGGCGTGGTCCACCAACTGCTCCACGGCCGTGCCAGCACCGAGCGCTTCCACGTGCGCGGCTACCAGGAGGAGGGCACCACTACTACCCCCTTCGACATGGTGGTGCTCAACCGCATCAGCCGTATCCACCTCTGTCTCGATGTGCTGCGCTACGTGCCTGACAGACTCGAGAAAGCGTCGGCTTTCATCGGCTACCTCGAGAATCTGCTCGACGAGCACCAACGCTATACGCGCGAGCACTTCGACGATCTGCCGGAGATCACCGAGTGGCGCTGGTCGGGAGGCAAGGGCTGA
- the eat gene encoding ethanolamine permease translates to MSKPVSSTVDYESVGNDYLARRSLKRGAAGWMLLATLGVSYVISGDFAGWNLGLAAGGFGGLLVATLLMGLMYTCMVFALAELSACLPNAGGGYSFARRALGPWGGYITGTAILLEYAIAPAAIVIFIGGYLSSLIGIDGPVVYALFYLAFIGLHLWGTGEALKILLVITGIAAVAIVIFVLAMIPYFDVDNLFDIPAGEGFGASSFLPHGYFGIWACLPFAIWFFLAVEGVPLAAEESRDPGRDMPRGIIVAMMVLLVFAACVLLLAPGGAGAQLMSESAAPLVDALNAAYGPGNWIAGLVNVVGLAGLIASFFSIIFGYSRQVFALSRAGYLPRWLSVTNARRAPTLALVVPGIIGFLLSLTGQGDLMITMAVFGATISYAMMTLSHLLLRSREPDLPRPYRTPGGCLTSAVALVLALVAFVSTFLVSLQAALWSAAFYALMLAYFGFYSRKRLVAQAPEEEFAAIKRAEAELG, encoded by the coding sequence ATGAGCAAGCCTGTCTCCTCGACAGTGGACTACGAATCCGTCGGTAACGATTATCTTGCGCGCCGTTCGCTCAAGCGAGGCGCGGCGGGCTGGATGCTGCTCGCCACGCTCGGCGTCTCCTACGTGATTTCCGGCGACTTCGCCGGTTGGAACCTCGGTCTCGCCGCTGGGGGCTTCGGTGGCCTCTTGGTCGCCACCCTGCTGATGGGGCTGATGTACACCTGCATGGTCTTCGCCCTCGCCGAGCTCTCCGCCTGCCTGCCCAACGCCGGCGGCGGCTACAGCTTCGCCCGCCGTGCCCTCGGTCCCTGGGGCGGCTACATCACCGGCACCGCGATCCTGCTCGAGTACGCGATCGCCCCGGCCGCGATCGTGATCTTCATCGGTGGCTATCTCTCGAGCCTGATCGGCATCGACGGCCCGGTGGTCTATGCGCTGTTCTACCTGGCCTTCATCGGCCTGCACCTGTGGGGCACCGGTGAGGCGCTGAAGATCCTGCTGGTGATCACCGGGATCGCCGCCGTCGCGATCGTGATCTTCGTGCTGGCGATGATTCCCTATTTCGATGTCGACAACCTGTTCGACATACCTGCCGGCGAAGGATTCGGCGCCTCGTCCTTCCTGCCCCATGGCTACTTCGGCATCTGGGCCTGCCTGCCGTTCGCGATCTGGTTTTTCCTCGCCGTCGAAGGGGTGCCGCTGGCCGCCGAGGAGTCGCGGGATCCGGGGCGCGACATGCCTCGCGGAATCATCGTGGCGATGATGGTGCTGCTGGTGTTCGCAGCCTGCGTGCTGCTGCTCGCCCCGGGCGGTGCCGGGGCGCAGCTGATGAGCGAGAGCGCCGCTCCCTTGGTCGATGCCCTCAACGCCGCCTACGGACCGGGCAACTGGATCGCCGGGCTGGTCAACGTGGTCGGCCTCGCCGGGCTGATCGCTTCGTTCTTCTCGATCATCTTCGGCTATTCGCGCCAGGTCTTCGCGCTTTCCCGGGCGGGCTATCTGCCGCGCTGGCTGTCGGTGACCAATGCCCGCCGCGCACCGACGCTCGCGCTGGTGGTGCCGGGCATCATCGGCTTCTTGCTCTCGCTCACCGGCCAAGGAGACCTGATGATCACCATGGCGGTGTTCGGCGCAACCATCTCTTATGCGATGATGACGCTCTCCCACCTGCTGTTGCGCTCGCGCGAGCCCGATCTGCCTCGGCCATACCGCACCCCGGGTGGGTGTCTCACCTCTGCCGTGGCGCTGGTGCTGGCGCTGGTCGCGTTCGTCTCGACCTTCCTGGTCAGCCTCCAGGCGGCGCTGTGGTCGGCGGCATTCTACGCGCTGATGCTCGCCTACTTCGGCTTCTACAGCAGGAAGCGGCTGGTTGCCCAGGCGCCCGAGGAGGAGTTCGCCGCGATCAAGCGCGCCGAGGCGGAACTGGGCTGA
- a CDS encoding glutamine amidotransferase-related protein, with protein MKIGLLQCDDLAPSLRQTYGNYPELYERLLRSAEPNATIEVWRVHEGELPEDLLAADVWLISGSKASVYEAHPWIAELVDFVCLLWDSRRPLIGICFGHQLICKALGGVVERSHKGWGLGVSFNQVVKQRRWMSPWQERLGLVVSHQDQVIELPPVGEVIAESAFCPNYVVEYRERFLGIQGHPEFSRALSRDLMKLRDSVLCPIRLREGVASLEAQTDDALMARWMVDFYYHALAEAQSYALVRSA; from the coding sequence ATGAAAATTGGACTGCTGCAGTGCGATGATTTGGCGCCTTCGCTGCGACAAACCTACGGTAACTATCCCGAGCTCTACGAGCGGCTGCTGCGCTCGGCCGAGCCCAACGCCACCATCGAGGTCTGGCGGGTGCATGAGGGCGAGCTGCCGGAGGACCTGCTGGCTGCCGACGTCTGGTTGATCTCCGGCAGCAAGGCGAGCGTCTACGAAGCGCATCCCTGGATCGCTGAGCTGGTCGATTTCGTCTGCCTGCTGTGGGACTCCCGCCGTCCGCTGATCGGTATCTGCTTCGGTCACCAGCTGATCTGCAAGGCGCTCGGGGGCGTGGTCGAGAGAAGCCACAAGGGCTGGGGGCTCGGGGTGTCGTTCAACCAGGTGGTCAAGCAGCGGCGCTGGATGTCGCCCTGGCAGGAGCGCCTCGGCCTGGTGGTCAGCCATCAGGACCAGGTGATCGAGTTGCCGCCGGTCGGCGAAGTGATCGCCGAGAGCGCTTTTTGCCCGAACTACGTGGTCGAGTATCGTGAACGCTTCCTCGGTATCCAGGGGCATCCCGAGTTCTCCCGCGCGCTGAGCCGCGACCTGATGAAACTGCGCGACAGCGTGCTATGCCCGATTCGGCTGCGCGAAGGTGTCGCTTCGCTCGAGGCGCAGACCGATGACGCGCTGATGGCGCGTTGGATGGTCGATTTCTACTACCACGCGCTCGCTGAGGCGCAGAGCTATGCCCTGGTGCGCTCTGCCTGA